The Pochonia chlamydosporia 170 chromosome 1, whole genome shotgun sequence genome window below encodes:
- a CDS encoding ABC multidrug transporter (similar to Neosartorya fischeri NRRL 181 XP_001258782.1), giving the protein MEINRHPEKAMYQASSLGKPSGRSPSPMADPIVNSSAEQSDDESGQKTDPRDISQWPITPDLLQIQQRNETNGGKSKKLGVTWQNLTVKGISSDALYNENVLSQFNPFGKGSKSPPLKTIIDNSSGCVKPGEMLLVLGNPGAGCTTLLSVLSNHRNGFAEITGDVSFGSMTSQEAKQYRGQIVMNTEEEIFFPALSVGDTINFATRLKVPFHLPPDIKNEEEYAQIYKEFLLKSLGITHTKNTKVGDEFIRGVSGGERKRVSILECLATRGSVFSWDNSTRGLDASTALDWTKAMRAMTDILGLTTIASLYQAGNGIYAQFDKILILDNGKQIFYGPRDEAVPYMEDLGFLCDPAANKSDFLTSVSAPAVRTIAPDFEDRFPRSTEELLAAYNNSPIKPRMMAELDYPNSPEAQQNTADYKEQEAQDKHKNLPKKAAESAGYFHQVQTVTIRQFQILWGDKQTLFIKQATTIAQALIGGSLFYNAPDNTAGLFIKGGSLFFSLLYPTFIALAEVTDSFVGRPVLAKHRDFALHHPSAFVFAQVITDIPIMLFQISHFGIVLYFMTGFHYTAKAFFIFWLINLMSALAMTQLFRFIGAAFPNFDAATKASGFTIVAAFTYAGYMIPKPDMHPWFVWFFWIDPMAYAFEALLANEFHDQVIPCVGPFLVPNGEGYNPESGGGQACTSVRGTPPGATSVTGDQYLASMSFSHSKLWRNFGILCGWYVFFVAMTIFVTSRWKQLGEGGRGLLIPREKQKKVPKAVVADEESQAVEKPSENSGSDSEKSDATIDNQLVNNTSVFTWKNLTYTVKTPHGDRLLLDNVQGFIKPGTLGALMGSSGAGKTTLLDVLAQRKTDGTIHGSVLVDGRPLPVSFQRSAGYVEQMDVHESLSTVREALEFSALLRQSRKIPREEKLRYVDTIVKLLQLEDLEHTLIGHPGAGLSVEQRKRLTIGVELVAKPSILIFLDEPTSGLDGQAANNTVRFLRKLAEVGQAVLVTIHQPSADLFAQFDTLLLLAKGGKTVYFGDIGHHARTVKKYFADHGAPCPREANPAEHMIEVVSGSLSKGKDWNQVWLNSPEHEKITQELDTLVADAATKPPGTVDDGHQFAAPMGEQVKLVTHRMNISLFRNTEYINNKLILHILLSLYNGFSFWSIGNSVSDLQQRLFTVFSFLFVAPGLISQLQPIFIDRRNVYETREKKSKTYHWVPFVTGLIVSELPYLVVCGVLYFVCWYWTAGLPNDTKWAGSTFFVAMFYEMLYTGIGQSIAAYAPNATFASLVNPLVITTLVSFCGVFAPYSQITAFWRYWIYYLDPFNYLFGAFLTFTTFSVDITCERDELAVFNPPANETCGDYLSTYQQGMGRGTNLTQALRRTARFADTLLDKTT; this is encoded by the exons ATGGAGATCAATCGCCACCCTGAGAAAGCGATGTACCAGGCGAGTTCGCTCGGAAAGCCCTCCGGACGATCTCCCTCCCCAATGGCGGACCCTATCGTCAACTCCAGCGCAGAGCAGTCAGACGACGAATCCGGCCAAAAGACCGACCCCCGAGACATCTCACAATGGCCCATCACTCCAGATCTACTACAAATACAACAACGTAACGAGACTAACGGTGGGAAatcgaagaagctgggtgTGACATGGCAGAACCTCACAGTAAAGGGCATCAGCAGTGATGCGCTTTACAACGAAAATGTTCTCTCTCAATTCAACCCATTCGGGAAGGGTAGTAAAAGCCCACCCCTGAAGACTATTATCGACAACTCCTCTGGATGTGTCAAACCCGGTGAGATgttgcttgttcttggaaaCCCAGGAGCCGGATGCACAACACTGCTTAGCGTTCTATCAAACCACAGAAATGGCTTCGCAGAAATTACTGGCGACGTCTCGTTCGGCTCCATGACCAGTCAAGAAGCCAAACAATATCGTGGTCAGATCGTCATGAACACAGAAGAGGAGATCTTCTTTCCAGCTCTTTCAGTTGGTGACACCATCAATTTCGCCACACGTTTGAAGGTGCCTTTCCACCTGCCACCGGACATCAAGAACGAGGAGGAGTACGCCCAAATATACAAAGAATTCCTCTTGAAGTCTCTCGGTATCACACACACTAAGAATACCAAGGTCGGAGATGAGTTCATTCGTGGTGTTTCGGGTGGCGAACGCAAGCGAGTGTCCATTCTCGAATGCCTTGCGACTAGAGGCAGCGTCTTCTCCTGGGATAACTCCACTCGTGGTCTCGACGCGAGCACTGCGCTAGATTGGACGAAAGCCATGCGCGCCATGACAGATATTCTTGGTCTCACTACAATTGCCAGTCTGTACCAAGCTGGTAATGGCATCTACGCGCAGTTCGACAAGATTCTGATTCTCGACAACGGCAAGCAGATCTTTTACGGACCTCGAGATGAAGCTGTGCCATATATGGAGGATCTTGGCTTCCTATGCGACCCTGCAGCCAACAAGTCAGATTTCCTCACGAGCGTATCGGCGCCTGCTGTACGCACAATTGCCCCAGACTTTGAGGACCGATTTCCTCGATCAACCGAGGAGCTGCTCGCTGCTTATAACAACTCGCCCATCAAGCCAAGGATGATGGCCGAGCTTGACTACCCAAATAGCCCCGAAGCTCAGCAGAATACGGCGGACTACAAGGAACAGGAGGCTCAAGACAAGCACAAGAACCTCCCAAAGAAAGCTGCGGAGTCCGCAGGATATTTCCATCAGGTGCAGACGGTTACCATACGCCAATTTCAGATCCTCTGGGGGGACAAGCAAACTCTGTTCATCAAGCAAGCCACAACTATCGCTCAGGCGCTGATCGGTGGCTCACTGTTCTACAATGCTCCGGACAACACGGCGGGCTTGTTCATCAAGGGAGGCTcactcttcttctctctaCTATATCCTACCTTCATCGCTCTCGCCGAGGTTACGGATTCGTTCGTCGGCCGACCCGTCTTAGCCAAACACCGAGACTTCGCTCTCCACCATCCGTCTGCCTTTGTCTTCGCCCAGGTCATTACCGACATCCCGATCATGCTCTTCCAAATCTCGCACTTTGGAATTGTGCTGTACTTCATGACTGGATTCCATTACACCGCCAAGGctttcttcatcttctggctcatcaacttgatgTCGGCCCTGGCTATGACACAGCTGTTCAGGTTCATCGGTGCCGCTTTCCCGAATTTCGACGCAGCAACTAAAGCTTCTGGATTCACCATCGTCGCTGCCTTCACATATGCAGGATACATGATTCCCAAGCCCGACATGCACCCTTGGTTCGTTTGGTTCTTCTGGATTGACCCCATGGCCTACGCGTTCGAAGCATTGCTCGCGAACGAGTTCCACGACCAGGTGATTCCTTGTGTAGGCCCATTCCTGGTTCCAAATGGCGAAGGATACAACCCTGAATCAGGAGGCGGACAAGCATGTACCAGCGTCCGTGGTACGCCTCCTGGAGCAACCAGCGTTACTGGTGACCAATACCtggcttccatgtccttcagccacagcaagcTTTGGCGCAACTTTGGCATTCTCTGCGGCTGGTACGTCTTCTTCGTGGCAATGACCATCTTCGTCACTTCCAGGTGGAAGCAGCTGGGCGAAGGTGGTCGcggcctcctcatcccccgtgagaagcagaagaaggtACCTAAGGCCGTGGTTGCGGATGAGGAATCCCAGGCTGTCGAGAAGCCATCCGAGAACTCCGGCTCCGATTCCGAGAAGTCTGACGCAACCATCGACAATCAGCTCGTCAACAATACATCGGTCTTTACCTGGAAGAATCTGACTTACACCGTCAAGACGCCGCATGGCGatcgtcttcttctcgacAACGTTCAAGGATTTATCAAGCCCGGTACGCTCGGTGCTCTTATGGGTTCTTCAGGT GCCGGAAAGACTACACTGCTCGACGTTCTAGCTCAACGCAAGACTGATGGTACCATTCATGGCTCCGTTCTAGTCGATGGTCGCCCGCTCCCTGTGTCTTTCCAACGATCTGCTGGCTACGTCGAACAGATGGATGTCCACGAGTCATTGTCCACGGTACGCGAGGCTTTGGAATTCTctgctcttcttcgtcagaGTCGTAAAATTCCCCGCGAGGAGAAGCTCCGCTATGTGGACACGATCGTCAAGCTTCTACAGTTGGAAGATCTCGAGCACACCCTCATCGGTCACCCTGGTGCCGGTCTTTCTGTCGAACAGCGCAAGC GTCTCACAATTGGTGTTGAGCTCGTAGCTAAGCCCAGTATTTTGATCTTCCTCGACGAACCTACCTCTGGTCTCgatggccaagctgcaaacAACACGGTACGCTTCTTGCGCAAACTCGCGGAAGTCGGACAAGCTGTCCTCGTCACGATTCATCAGCCATCGGCCGACCTCTTTGCCCAATTCGACACCCTTCTCCTACTGGCGAAGGGTGGCAAGACCGTATACTTTGGTGATATCGGCCATCATGCAAGGACCGTCAAGAAATACTTCGCTGATCATGGCGCACCGTGCCCCCGAGAGGCCAACCCTGCTGAGCACATGATTGAAGTCGTATCAGGAAGTCTTTCTAAGGGCAAGGACTGGAACCAAGTCTGGCTCAACTCACCAGAACACGAGAAGATCACTCAAGAGCTTGACACTCTTGTCGCCGATGCTGCCACCAAACCTCCTGGAACTGTCGACGATGGCCATCAATTCGCAGCGCCCATGGGGGAGCAGGTAAAGCTTGTCACGCACCGCATGAATATCTCCTTGTTCCGCAACACCGAGTACATCAACAACAAGCTCATCTTGCATATACTCCTGTCTCTTTACAACGGCTTTTCGTTCTGGTCGATTGGTAACAGCGTCAGCGACCTCCAGCAACGCCTCTTCACGGTCTTCAGTTTCCTGTTTGTCGCCCCCGGTCTCATCTCCCAGCTTCAGCCTATCTTCATCGATCGTCGCAACGTGTATGAGACGCGCGAGAAGAAGAGTAAGACCTACCACTGGGTGCCATTCGTCACTGGCTTGATCGTTTCTGAGCTGCCCTACCTGGTCGTCTGCGGTGTGTTGTACTTTGTGTGTTGGTACTGGACTGCTGGATTGCCAAATGATACCAAGTGGGCAGGCAGCACATTCTTCGTCGCA ATGTTTTACGAGATGTTGTACACCGGTATTGGACAATCAATCGCCGCGTACGCTCCCAACGCAACCTTTGCATCTCTCGTCAACCCGCTGGTCATAACCACCCTCGTATCATTCTGCGGTGTCTTCGCTCCTTACTCCCAGATCACGGCGTTCTGGAGATACTG GATCTACTACCTCGATCCCTTCAACTACCTCTTCGGCGCCTTCCTCACCTTCACCACCTTCTCCGTCGATATCACTTGCGAACGGGATGAGCTTGCGGTCTTCAATCCTCCTGCGAACGAGACATGTGGCGACTATCTCTCCACCTATCAGCAAGGCATGGGACGTGGCACGAACCTAACCCAGGCGCTACGGAGAACTGCGAGGTTTGCCGATACACTACTGGACAAGACTACTTGA
- a CDS encoding ankyrin repeat domain-containing protein (similar to Metarhizium robertsii ARSEF 23 XP_011411760.1): MQDHRCQNWVSVIQSINSRGQAIPSFIIVAGQYHLANWYEDSTLPKGWVISTTPNGWTTYEKAIEWLQHFEKHTKPRTHGAYRLLIMDGHESHHSTELTHSSHILQPLDVGCFGPLKKAYGKEVEGLMRAQITHITKADFLPAFYAAFKASITEKNIQGAFRGAGLIPFDPNSVLSRLDVRLRTPSPVEAAPELPNLWAPKTPNNPTEATSQTDYIKRRISRHQGSSPTSILDAMDQFAKGTCGIMHKMALLKAENQQLREANALLSKRRRAKKKRLREGGSITIAEGQALQDQNDVEEQIKQEDRQIRGRKPMRQRDGDVVYAARPVIMRELVRSMWKHLMKRIAVKIN; encoded by the exons ATGCAAGATCATCGATGTCA AAATTGGGTTTCGGTGATCcagtctattaattctcgCGGCCAGGCTATCCCATCATTTATCATCGTTGCGGGGCAGTATCACCTTGCgaactggtatgaagatagTACCCTACCAAAGGGTTGGGTTATCTCCACAACCCCCAACGGCTGGACTACATATGAGAAGGCTATAGAATGGCTTCAGCACTTTGAAAAGCATACCAAGCCGCGAACTCATGGTGCATATCGTCTTCTAATCATGGATGGGCATGAGAGTCACCATTCAACGGAATTGA CCCATTCATCACATATTCTCCAGCCactagatgttggctgttttgggccgctaaagaaggcatatggcaaagaagttgaaggaTTAATGCGGGCGCAAATAACACACATTACGAAGGCTGACTTTCTACCCGCGTTTTACGCCGCATTTAAAGCTTCAATAACGGAAAAGAACATCCAGGGAGCTTTTAGAGGTGCCGGCCTTATCCCATTTGACCCAAATAGTGTCTTATCTCGACTAGATGTAAGGCTACGAACGCCATCGCCAGTTGAGGCCGCACCTGAGCTACCAAATCTGTGGGctccaaagaccccaaacaaccCAACCGAGGCGACTTCACAAACTGATTAtataaaaagaagaataagccgacatcagggaagctcacCGACATCAATTTTAGAtgctatggatcaatttgcgaaAGGcacatgcggaataatgcaTAAGATggctctcttaaaggctgagaaccagcaacttcgagaggcaaatgcactaTTAAGCAAACGGCGCAGGGCCAAAAAAAAGCGCCTACGTGAAGGCGGTAGCATAactattgccgagggacaagctcttcaggaccagaatgatgtggaagagcagataaagcaagaagatcgccaGATAAGAGGTCGGAAGCCTATGAGACAAAGGGACGGCGATGTAGTGTATGCGGCAAGACCGGTCATAATgcgcgaacttgtcagatCGATGTGGAAACATCTAATGAAGAGGATAGCAGtgaagattaattga
- a CDS encoding calcium-transporting ATPase 3 (similar to Aspergillus terreus NIH2624 XP_001209786.1) has translation MGGKKNEDVQAHVSGQANKPMTAPAHALKIDEVVDQLHANTEVGLSTVEAKRRLEEYGRNEFGEQEGVQPLKIFIGQIANALTLVLILAMAASFGIQSWIEGGVIAVVIILNIVVGFFQEFKAAKTMDSLRSLSSPTAQAIRNGNNETVVTGEIVPVNFETNEALLTGESLPVRKGPVPTYADDTGPGDRLNIAYSSSTVTKGRARGVVFATGLYTEIGQIAAALRGKSSRRREPKRREDGTTSFGRWLQAWSLTFSDAVGCFLGVSVGTPLQKKLSKLALLLLGTAIICAIIVMGANKFDTKQEVIIYAVATGLSMIPASLIVVLTITMAAGTKRMVQRHVIVRNLKSLEALGAVSNICSDKTGTLTQGNMIVKKAWIPGRGTYSVGTTSEPFNPTVGQLGLNAAQPKDINFCSDDADGEPINGPDVVITDATLREYLNIASLANLAFVNKVNDEWHGRGDPTEIAIQVFASRFNWNRLRLSTGEHAKWHQVAEFPFDSEVKKMSVIFENNETNKQWLFTKGAVERLLNSCPQYVVGDKVEDLTEDIKEDVLRNMEALARLGLRVLALASRTDIPHVKDNEADLERGTFEQDLTFRGLIGLYDPPRPESAPSVRKCHAAGISVHMLTGDHPETARAIALEVGILPTRMNEIAADVARTMVMTASDFDKLTDQEIDDLPLLPLVVARCAPQTKVRMIEALHRRKCFVAMTGDGVNDSPSLKRADVGIAMGQAGSDVAKEASDIVLTDDNFASILNAVEEGRRMFDNIQKFILHVLAENIAQACTLLIGLVFKDRRGISVFPLAPVEILWIIMVTSGMPDMGLGFEIAAPDIMQRPPQNLKQGVFTPELLIDMTVYGLWMSALCLASFVLVLYGFGNGAADLGDNCNNEYSEECEVVFRARATTFACLTWFALFLAWEMVNMRRSFFRMQPKSKHYFTQWIIDVWRNKFLFWAIVAGFITMFPIIYIPVLNTVVFKHTGISWEWGIVFIEAVLFFMGIEAWKWAKRVYFRHQVRTVTDMKVDVETRTFGHYFTNSNATGQDEDSSNLDSGANYEQMGGRTGAIGEKGPQ, from the exons ATGGGCGGCAagaagaatgaagatgtGCAGGCGCATGTCTCCGGCCAGGCAAACAAGCCCATGACCGCGCCTGCACATGCGCTGAAGATcgatgaggttgttgatCAGCTTCATGCCAACACTGAAGTTGGTCTAAGCACAGTCGAAGCCAAGAGACGCCTGGAAGAGTATGGTCGCAACGAATTTGGCGAGCAAGAGGGTGTTCAGCCGCTCAAGATCTTCATTGGACAAATTGCGAATGCATTAACGCTTGTCCTCATCCTCGCTATGGCTGCCTCTTTTGGCATTCAGTCGTGGATTGAAGGCGGTGTTATTGCTGTTGtcatcattctcaacattgTTGTCGGTTTCTTCCAAGAATTCAAGGCTGCAAAGACTATGGATTCCCTTCGATCACTCAGCTCTCCAACTGCTCAAGCTATTCGAAATGGCAACAACGAGACTGTTGTCACAGGGGAAATCGTTCCCG TCAACTTTGAGACCAACGAAGCGTTGCTCACCGGAGAGTCGCTCCCTGTTCGCAAGGGACCGGTTCCCACCTATGCGGATGATACTGGACCAGGTGATCGGCTTAACATTGCCTACAGCTCATCGACCGTCACCAAGGGCCGAGCACGGGGTGTTGTATTTGCCACCGGCCTTTACACTGAAATCGGTCAGATCGCCGCCGCTCTTCGTGGCAAGAGCTCTCGTCGACGTGAGCCTAAGCGCCGAGAGGATGGTACCACCAGCTTCGGCCGCTGGCTGCAAGCATGGTCTCTCACATTCTCTGACGCTGTCGGCTGCTTCCTCGGCGTGAGCGTTGGTACTCCtctccagaagaagctttcCAAGCTTGCATTGCTCCTTCTGGGTACTGCCATTATATGCGCCATTATTGTTATGGGTGCCAACAAGTTTGATACCAAGCAAGAGGTTATCATTTATGCTGTTGCTACCGGCTTGTCAATGATCCCAGCTTCACTTATAGTCGTTCTTACCATCACCATGGCGGCTGGTACGAAGCGCATGGTCCAGCGTCACGTCATTGTCCGCAACTTGAAGAGTCTGGAGGCTCTTGGGGCGGTTTCTA ATATCTGTTCCGACAAGACTGGTACCCTTACCCAGGGTAACATGATTGTCAAGAAAGCTTGGATTCCAGGACGCGGTACATACTCCGTTGGTACTACTAGCGAGCCCTTCAACCCGACCGTCGGGCAACTCGGTCTAAACGCTGCCCAGCCCAAGGATATCAATTTCTGCAGCGACGACGCTGATGGTGAGCCTATCAATGGCCCTGATGTTGTCATCACGGATGCCACACTCAGGGAGTATCTGAACATTGCCTCACTTGCCAACCTCGCATTTGTAAACAAGGTGAATGATGAGTGGCATGGACGGGGTGACCCCACCGAGATTGCTATTCAAGTATTTGCCTCGCGATTCAACTGGAATCGTCTTCGCCTCTCCACAGGCGAACATGCCAAATGGCACCAAGTTGCCGAATTCCCGTTTGACTCTGAAGTGAAGAAGATGTCTGTCATTTTCGAAAATAACGAAACTAATAAACAGTGGCTTTTTACCAAGGGCGCTGTTGAACGCCTTCTCAACTCCTGCCCTCAATATGTCGTGGGTGACAAGGTCGAAGATCTGACCGAAGATATCAAGGAAGATGTGCTCAGGAACATGGAAGCCCTGGCTCGCCTGGGACTGCGCGTATTGGCCCTGGCCAGCCGAACAGATATTCCCCATGTCAAAGATAATGAGGCCGACTTGGAGCGGGGCACGTTTGAGCAAGATCTAACCTTCCGTGGTCTCATCGGCCTCTATGACCCTCCTCGTCCTGAATCCGCCCCCTCGGTGCGGAAGTGCCATGCAGCCGGGATCAGCGTTCATATGTTGACTGGTGACCATCCGGAGACTGCCCGTGCCATTGCCCTAGAGGTTGGGATCCTTCCCACCAGGATGAACGAGATTGCTGCTGATGTAGCCAGGACCATGGTGATGACCGCATCTGATTTCGACAAACTAACTGACCAGGAAATCGATGacctgcctcttcttccccttgtCGTCGCCCGATGCGCCCCTCAGACCAAAGTCCGAATGATTGAGGCTCTCCACCGTCGAAAGTGCTTTGTTGCCATGACTGGTGACGGTGTCAACGACTCACCTAGCTTGAAGCGTGCTGACGTTGGTATCGCCATGGGTCAAGCTGGCTCTGACGTCGCTAAAGAGGCTTCCGACATTGTTCTCACTGACGATAACTTTGCTTCTATTCTCAACGCTGTTGAAGAGGGCCGACGCATGTTCGACAACATTCAAAAGTTTATCCTTCACGTCTTGGCAGAAAATATCGCCCAGGCATGCACGCTTCTGATTGGTCTCGTTTTCAAGGATAGGCGTGGTATTTCAGTGTTCCCTTTGGCTCCTGTGGAAATTCTTTGGATCATCATGGTTACCTCTGGTATGCCTGACATGGGCCTCGGATTCGAGATTGCTGCTCCAGATATCATGCAGCGGCCACCTCAAAAC TTGAAGCAAGGCGTCTTTACTCCTGAACTTTTAATTGACATGACCGTCTATGGCCTCTGGATGTCCGCCCTCTGCCTGGCCTCCTTCGTTCTCGTCTTGTACGGCTTTGGTAACGGGGCTGCTGACCTCGGAGATAACTGCAACAATGAATACTCTGAAGAGTGTGAGGTTGTCTTCCGTGCTCGTGCCACTACGTTCGCATGCCTTACTTGGTTCGCTCTCTTCCTGGCCTGGGAAATGGTCAACATGCGCCGATCTTTCTTTCGCATGCAGCCCAAGAGCAAGCACTACTTTACACAATGGATCATTGACGTCTGGCGTAACAAATTCCTCTTTTGGGCCATTGTTGCAGGCTTCATCACTATGTTCCCAATCATCTACATCCCTGTTCTGAACACGGTTGTCTTCAAGCACACTGGCATAAGCTGGGAATGGGGTATCGTCTTTATCGAAGCAGTTCTGTTCTTCATGGGCATTGAAGCCTGGAAGTGGGCTAAGCGAGTTTATTTCCGCCACCAAGTGAGAACGGTTACAGACATGAAGGTGGATGTGGAGACTCGTACGTTTGGTCATTATTTCACAAATAGCAATGCCACCGGACAGGACGAAGATAGTTCGAACTTGGACAGTGGGGCGAATTACGAACAGATGGGCGGCCGTACAGGCGCCATTGGGGAAAAGGGGCCTCAATGA
- a CDS encoding serine threonine-protein kinase hal4 (similar to Colletotrichum gloeosporioides Nara gc5 XP_007287072.1), with product MPQRRFVMQSTSQGGHEHHLKPKQLGANIIRAWKKLVPGKMMAMATEMEQRPNLFVELVEKYGKCKEVVGSGASGIVYISHKKMTTRTTEQLFAVKELRQRPVEPTDAYAHRLAIGFCISRELRHPNVIQTLDLLKDGEDGFFEVMEFCPGGDLFALVRSAGRLEVQEADCFFKQLMLGVQYIHDMGVTHRDLKPENLLLTTRGRLKISDFGDSTCFRMAWETGVGMVSGIRGSRPYIAPEVYTNDSYDGRAVDVWACGIIYMTMLTGHYHWGAAKRDEDMSYTQYLNDRRQEEGFSPIEALRPCTFSFAAVTSYTAS from the exons ATGCCGCAGCGACGATTTGTCATGCAGTCGACCTCACAGGGCGGGCATGAGCACCACCTCAAACCGAAACAGCTTGGTGCCAATATAATAAGAGcgtggaagaagttggtACCCGgaaagatgatggcaatggccacaGAGATGGAGCAGAGACCCAATCTGTTTGTTGAACTTGTGGAGAAATATGGCAAATGCAAGGAAGTGGTGGGAAGTGGAGCGTCCGGAATTGTGTACATCTCACACAAGAAAATGACCACTAGAACCACCGAGCAGTTGTTCGCAGTCAAAGAGTTAAGGCAGCGGCCAGTTGAGCCGACTGATGCGTATGCCCACCGACTGGCGATTGGATTCTGCATATCGAGAGAGCTACGCCATCCAAATGTTATCCAGACACTTGACCTGCTCAAGGACGGGGAGGATGGCTTTTTTGAGGTTATGGAGTTCTGTCCTGGTGGTGATCTCTTCGCGCTGGTGCGTTCTGCTGGAAGGCTAGAGGTTCAGGAAGCAGACTGCTTTTTCAAGCAGCTGATGCTTGGCGTCCAATATATTCACGATATGGGTGTGACACATCGCGACCTCAAACCCGAGAACCTCCTGCTCACTACACGAGGCAGGTTGAAGATAAGTGACTTCGGCGACAGCACATGTTTCCGCATGGCATGGGAGACAGGTGTTGGAATGGTCTCGGGAATTCGTGGCTCGCGTCCATATATCGCACCGGAGGTGTATACAAACGACAGTTATGATGGTCGTGCAGTTGACGTGTGGGCTTGTGGTATTATCTACATGACTATGCTCACTGGTCATTACCATTGGGGTGCGGCCAAGAGGGACGAGGATATGTCTTATACGCAATATTTGAACGATCGACGTCAAGAGGAAGGGTTTTCCCCGATAGAGGCACTGCGCCCG TGTACCTTTAGCTTTGCTGCCGTAACGTCATATACTGCATCCTAG
- a CDS encoding Na/H antiporter (similar to Metarhizium acridum CQMa 102 XP_007806383.1), which translates to MTCMWMATSLLVWGLVETPSFLHALAVGACVTPTDPVLSAVIVKGKFADHNIPKDLQDLIVAESGANDGLGYPFLFFALYLIKLMVRVYVGIHHYPEHHLRRGRGLIAKELLHFAEDRNYVDRESFLVFAIALALFVLGTCGMIGTDDVLACFIAGNTFTWDDWFRLQTKDDSLQPTVDMLLNVSIFLWYGAYLPWETFANNPIVPLSRLVPLGLLVLILRRLPWVFGMHAWIPQIRQIRQAIFVGFFGPIGVSAIFYLFISIEFIEEHMSDENGVPREDVKDLAETIRIVVWFLAVCSIVVHGLSIPLGRLGYLAPRIHRVLSENFSETFSNQNSIENGRKVPMIGRLFSPAPQDPEANLAARVRQGSAPITRTGRGALPSRITERYQASRGNNTWGSDGDEASESADARAGAEDKAGGLWTWTPARSARREILFLDEVTRGTDPRDRGPPPNSPPKGVD; encoded by the exons atgacatgcatgtggaTGGCAACAAGTCTCCTGGTTTGGGGCCTTGTTGAAACGCCTAGTTTCTTACATGCCCTTGCTGTCGGAGCCTGCGTCACGCCAACCGATCCTGTCCTATCCGCCGTCATCGTCAAGGGCAAGTTTGCGGATCACAACATCCCCAAGGACTTGCAGGATCTGATTGTTGCCGAGTCCGGAGCCAACGACGGTCTGGGTTACCCGTTCTTATTTTTTGCCCTCTACTTAATCAA GCTTATGGTTCGCGTTTACGTGGGGATACACCATTATCCTGAGCATCATTTACGGCGCGGTCGTGGGCTGATTGCCAAAGAACTGCTCCACTTTGCTGAAGATCGCAACTACGTGGACCGTGAAAGTTTCCTCGTGTTTGCTATTGCTTTGGCTTTATTTGTTCTGGGGACATGTGGCATGATTGGCACTGACGACGTGTTGGCATGCTTCATCGCAGGAAACACATTCACTTGGGACGACTGGTTCCGCCTCCAAACAAAGGACGACTCTCTACAGCCCACGGTCGATATGCTCCTTAATGTGAGCATCTTTCTATGGTACGGCGCCTACCTCCCCTGGGAGACATTTGCCAACAATCCCATCGTCCCTTTGAGTAGGTTGGTTCCCTTGGGTCTGTTAGTGCTTATTTTACGACGTCTTCCATGGGTTTTTGGTATGCATGCATGGATTCCTCAGATTCGCCAAATTCGACAGGCCATCTTTGTAGGCTTCTTCGGTCCGATTGGAGTGTCGGCAATTTTCTACCTCTTTATTAGTATTGAGTTTATTGAGGAGCATATGAGCGACGAGAATGGCGTCCCTagagaagatgtcaaggatcTTGCAGAGACCATTAGAATCGTTGTTTGGTTCCTTGCTGTATGCAGCATT GTGGTTCATGGCTTGAGTATTCCACTTGGAAGACTCGGTTATCTAGCACCCAGGATTCATCGCGTTCTCAGCGAGAATTTCAGTGAGACATTCAGCAACCAAAATTCCATCGAAAATGGCAGGAAAGTTCCCATGATAGGAAGATTATTCTCACCTGCCCCTCAAGATCCCGAAGCGAACCTTGCAGCCCGTGTTCGCCAGGGTTCTGCTCCAATCACCCGAACTGGACGAGGAGCTTTGCCCTCTAGGATCACAGAGCGGTACCAAGCGTCTCGAGGTAATAACACTTGGGGCTCAGACGGGGATGAGGCCTCTGAAAGTGCCGATGCTCGGGCGGGTGCTGAGGACAAAGCCGGAGGACTGTGGACTTGGACGCCTGCGAGAAGTGCGAGGAGAGAGATATTATTCCTTGACGAGGTGACAAGGGGTACCGATCCAAGAGATAGAGGTCCGCCGCCCAATTCGCCTCCCAAAGGGGTGGATTAG